CGGCAAGGTCGCCCGGATCGACACCCTCGACGGCCGCCCCCAGCTGGTGCCGTCCATCCCGAAGCCGCCCGGGGACATGAGCGCGATGGCCGACTGCACCCCCGAGGAACTCCGGAAGATGGCTGCCATCCAGGAGGGCAAGAAGGCCACCTACCGCGAGGCCACGCAGGAGGACCTCGACTGGTTGGTCCGGATGTTCGCCGAGGCCGCGGGCCGGGTGAAGGCCGCCGGCGGAGACGCAGTGGAGATCCACTGCGCCCACAACTACGTCCTCGGCGGCTTCCTGAGCCGCTACTCGAACCAGCGCTCCGACGAGTACGGCGGGTCGCTGGAGAACCGGGCACGGCTGTCGTGCGAGGTCATCCGCGCGGTCAAGGACGAGGTCGGCGACAGCCTCGCCGTCATCGTGCGCCTGGCCGGTCAGGAATACGGCGAGTCCGAGGGCCTGACGCCGGACGAGGCCGCCCGCGCCGCCGCCATGTTCGAGCAGGCGGGCGCGGACGCCATCCACGTCACCGGCACCGCGCTCAACGCGTTCGCGAACTTCACCGACGGCCCGCTGCCCGACAAGGTCGGGTTTTACACCGACAACGCCGCCGTCGTGAAGCGTGCGGTGTCGATTCCGGTCATCACCGTCGGCCGCATGCTGCCCGAGGTCGGCGAGCAGATGATCTCGGAGGGCCGGACCGACTTCGTCGCGATGGGCCGCCAGTTGCTGGCCGACCCGGAGCTCGTCGACAAGCTGAAGGCCGGACGGTCCCAGCAGGTCCGCCCCTGCATCAACTGCTACGTCTGCGTGCAGGAGAACTTCTGGGACGACACCCCGCTGTGCGCCGTCAATCCGGCGCTCGGCAACGAGACGCTGCTGCCGTTCCCACCCACCACCGCACGCAAGCACGTGGTCGTCGTCGGCGCAGGCCCCGGCGGTCTCGAGACCGCCCGGGTGGCGACCGAACGCGGACACCGGGTCACCATTCTCGACAAGACCGACCGCCTCGGCGGAACGCTGTGGTTCTCCACCCTCACCACGCCCGACAACGAGCGCCTGCTGAACTGGCTCACCCACGAGGTGAAGCGCGCCGGCGTCGACGTCCGCCTGAACACCGAGGCCACCGCCGCGACGATCGAGGCCCTCTCGCCCGACGTCGTCGTGGTCGCCACCGGCGCGGTGCGCGCACGGCCGAGCGTGCCGGGCGGCAATCTGCCGCACGTGCACACCGGCGACACGCTGCGGGCCCTGATGAC
This genomic stretch from Prescottella soli harbors:
- a CDS encoding FAD-dependent oxidoreductase; this encodes MTIRDHAFPNLLAPGKIGPITLDNRVVLPAMDMNLCEDGEIHQGDIDHFAARAEGGTGMIITGCCAVAYPAGCTSRKEPGLSEDRFIPGLKALADAVHEAGSKLCVQMTHHGKVARIDTLDGRPQLVPSIPKPPGDMSAMADCTPEELRKMAAIQEGKKATYREATQEDLDWLVRMFAEAAGRVKAAGGDAVEIHCAHNYVLGGFLSRYSNQRSDEYGGSLENRARLSCEVIRAVKDEVGDSLAVIVRLAGQEYGESEGLTPDEAARAAAMFEQAGADAIHVTGTALNAFANFTDGPLPDKVGFYTDNAAVVKRAVSIPVITVGRMLPEVGEQMISEGRTDFVAMGRQLLADPELVDKLKAGRSQQVRPCINCYVCVQENFWDDTPLCAVNPALGNETLLPFPPTTARKHVVVVGAGPGGLETARVATERGHRVTILDKTDRLGGTLWFSTLTTPDNERLLNWLTHEVKRAGVDVRLNTEATAATIEALSPDVVVVATGAVRARPSVPGGNLPHVHTGDTLRALMTGAGDVSDQSLFLRVAGKLGGLVGITKSPAKIRDLSRKFLKFLPMSKNVVVIGGSLVGLELAEFLAERGSNVTLIEEGQQLGVPMAMPRRWTAVKHANELGVKIHRNATVERITEKTVEFTAGGKTLSAPASLVVVASGVSAAAPLADELARAGVDVRVVGDATEVDYIEGAMHTAWKVATEL